One segment of Stenotrophomonas sp. SAU14A_NAIMI4_8 DNA contains the following:
- a CDS encoding TldD/PmbA family protein, with translation MSIFTEAQAKAILDKVIALSKADECSAVLVGSLNGNIRFALNNVSTSGIVDNTELAVTVAFGKRVGTASINEFDDAALERVVRRAEDLARLAPENPEFMPAIGKQTYRASPTFSESTAAIDPAFRAKVAADSIAPCRGNGLIAAGFLEDGQGFYATANSNGNFGYQRTTSFDYTCTVRTEDGRGSGWVGRNLKDAADFKAEQDIRIAMRKATESAEAKALEPGKYTVILEPAAAAGLISFMMNFFSARSADEGRSFLSKKGGGNKLGEQVYDPRVSMYADPWHPEAPVLPWDGEGMPRERMAIIENGKVANLDYSRFWAQKQGKTAKATPGNLLMSGGEKSTAELVRGTQKGILVTRTWYIRMVDPQTVLLTGLTRDGTFYIENGQIKHPVKNFRFNESPVIMLNNIEELGKPVRVAGDESSFVMMIPPMKLRDFTFTSLSDAV, from the coding sequence ATGAGTATCTTCACCGAAGCCCAGGCCAAGGCCATCCTCGACAAGGTCATCGCCCTGTCCAAGGCCGATGAGTGCAGCGCCGTACTGGTCGGTTCGCTCAACGGCAACATCCGTTTCGCGCTGAACAACGTGTCCACCAGCGGCATTGTCGACAACACCGAACTGGCCGTCACCGTGGCCTTCGGCAAGCGCGTGGGCACCGCCTCGATCAACGAGTTCGACGATGCCGCGCTGGAACGCGTGGTGCGCCGCGCCGAGGATCTGGCCCGCCTGGCCCCGGAAAACCCGGAATTCATGCCGGCCATCGGCAAGCAGACCTACCGCGCCAGTCCCACCTTCAGCGAATCCACCGCCGCCATCGATCCGGCCTTCCGGGCCAAGGTCGCCGCCGATTCGATCGCCCCGTGCCGTGGCAACGGCCTGATCGCCGCCGGCTTCCTGGAAGATGGCCAGGGCTTCTATGCCACGGCCAACAGCAATGGCAACTTCGGCTACCAGCGCACCACCAGCTTCGACTACACCTGCACCGTGCGCACCGAGGACGGCCGCGGTTCGGGCTGGGTCGGCCGCAACCTGAAGGACGCCGCCGACTTCAAGGCCGAGCAGGACATCCGCATCGCCATGCGCAAGGCCACCGAATCGGCCGAGGCCAAGGCGCTGGAACCGGGCAAGTACACGGTCATCCTGGAGCCGGCCGCAGCGGCCGGCCTGATCAGCTTCATGATGAATTTCTTCAGCGCCCGCTCGGCCGACGAAGGCCGCAGCTTCCTGTCGAAGAAGGGCGGCGGCAACAAGCTGGGCGAGCAGGTGTACGACCCGCGCGTGAGCATGTACGCAGACCCGTGGCACCCGGAAGCGCCGGTGCTGCCGTGGGATGGCGAAGGCATGCCGCGCGAGCGCATGGCCATCATCGAGAACGGCAAGGTGGCCAACCTGGACTACTCGCGCTTCTGGGCGCAGAAGCAGGGCAAGACCGCCAAGGCCACGCCGGGCAACCTGCTGATGAGCGGCGGCGAGAAGAGCACCGCCGAGCTGGTGCGCGGCACCCAGAAGGGCATCCTGGTCACCCGCACCTGGTACATCCGCATGGTCGACCCGCAGACCGTGCTGCTGACCGGCCTGACCCGCGACGGCACCTTCTACATCGAGAACGGCCAGATCAAGCACCCGGTGAAGAATTTCCGCTTCAACGAATCGCCGGTCATCATGCTCAACAACATCGAAGAGCTGGGCAAGCCGGTGCGCGTGGCCGGTGACGAATCCAGCTTCGTGATGATGATCCCGCCGATGAAGCTGCGCGATTTCACCTTCACCTCGTTGTCCGACGCCGTCTGA
- a CDS encoding TldD/PmbA family protein, whose amino-acid sequence MQRRDFLALTGLTAGGLIVPSFFGKAIAAEQLQSSLDPALKKRLADAALQAARSAGATYCDVRIGRYLRQFVITREDKVQNVVNTESTGVGIRVIVNGAWGFAATNALGTADVARAAQQAAAIAKANAGVQTAPVQLAKAPGVGEVSWKTPIRKNAMDVPIKEKVDLLLDVNAAAMGAGASFVNSMLFLVNEQKYFASTDGSYIDQDVHRIWAPMTVTAIDKASGKFRTREGLSAPMGLGYEYLDGAAAGKVLTPNGVVNYGSSYDMKEDAIAAARQAQEKLKAPSVKPGKYDLVLDPSHTWLTIHESIGHPLELDRVLGYEANYAGTSFATLDKREQHFQYGSEQVNIFADKTQPGSLGAVAYDDEGVKCKRWDLISNGKLVDYQTIRDQAHILGKTESDGCCYADSWSSVQFQRMANVSMAPGKTPLSVADMIKDVENGIYIIGDGSFSIDQQRYNAQFGGQLFYEIKNGQITRMLEDVAYQIRTPEFWNACTAVADERDYRLGGSFFDGKGQPGQVSAVSHGSSTARFNGINVINTARSLG is encoded by the coding sequence TTGCAAAGACGTGACTTCCTGGCCCTGACCGGGCTTACCGCGGGTGGCCTGATCGTGCCCTCCTTCTTCGGCAAGGCGATCGCCGCCGAGCAGCTGCAGTCCAGCCTGGACCCGGCGTTGAAGAAGCGCCTGGCCGACGCCGCCCTGCAGGCCGCGCGCAGCGCCGGCGCCACCTACTGCGACGTGCGCATCGGCCGCTACCTGCGGCAGTTCGTGATCACCCGCGAAGACAAGGTGCAGAACGTGGTGAACACCGAGTCCACTGGCGTGGGCATCCGCGTGATCGTCAACGGTGCCTGGGGCTTTGCGGCCACCAATGCGCTGGGCACCGCCGACGTGGCCCGCGCCGCGCAGCAGGCCGCCGCGATTGCCAAGGCCAACGCCGGCGTGCAGACCGCGCCGGTGCAGCTGGCCAAGGCACCGGGCGTGGGCGAGGTCAGCTGGAAGACCCCGATCCGCAAGAACGCCATGGACGTGCCGATCAAGGAAAAGGTCGACCTGCTGCTGGACGTCAACGCCGCGGCGATGGGCGCCGGTGCCAGCTTCGTCAACTCGATGCTGTTCCTGGTGAACGAACAGAAGTACTTCGCCTCCACCGATGGTTCCTACATCGACCAGGACGTGCACCGCATCTGGGCGCCGATGACGGTCACCGCCATCGACAAGGCCAGCGGCAAGTTCCGCACCCGCGAAGGCCTGTCCGCGCCGATGGGGCTGGGCTACGAGTACCTGGACGGCGCCGCCGCCGGCAAGGTGCTCACCCCCAACGGCGTGGTGAACTACGGTTCGTCCTACGACATGAAGGAGGACGCCATCGCGGCCGCCAGGCAGGCGCAGGAGAAGCTGAAGGCGCCGTCGGTGAAGCCCGGCAAGTACGACCTGGTCCTCGACCCGTCGCACACCTGGCTGACCATCCACGAATCGATCGGCCACCCGCTGGAACTGGACCGCGTGCTCGGCTACGAAGCCAACTACGCCGGCACCAGCTTCGCCACCCTGGACAAGCGCGAGCAGCACTTCCAGTACGGCAGCGAGCAGGTGAACATCTTCGCCGACAAGACCCAGCCGGGCAGCCTGGGCGCGGTTGCCTATGACGATGAAGGCGTGAAGTGCAAGCGCTGGGACCTGATCAGCAACGGCAAATTGGTGGACTACCAGACCATCCGCGACCAGGCCCATATCCTGGGCAAGACTGAATCGGACGGCTGCTGCTATGCCGATTCCTGGTCCAGCGTGCAGTTCCAGCGCATGGCCAACGTGTCGATGGCACCGGGCAAGACCCCGCTCAGCGTGGCCGACATGATCAAGGACGTGGAAAACGGCATCTACATCATCGGTGACGGTTCGTTCTCGATCGACCAGCAGCGCTACAACGCGCAGTTCGGTGGCCAGCTGTTCTACGAGATCAAGAACGGGCAGATCACCCGCATGCTGGAAGACGTGGCCTACCAGATCCGCACGCCGGAATTCTGGAACGCCTGCACCGCCGTGGCCGACGAGCGCGACTACCGCCTGGGCGGGTCGTTCTTCGACGGCAAGGGCCAACCCGGCCAGGTTTCGGCGGTCTCGCACGGCTCGTCCACCGCGCGCTTCAACGGCATCAACGTCATCAACACCGCACGCAGCCTCGGCTGA